TAGATAAAGCAAAAGTTGCACACCTACAAAACAACCAAATTCACTTGAACAGACATGATGTTATAACTACAAACTGGAACGAAGTAGGGACTTCTCTTTACTTGAAAGCTGCATTAGTTCTGTTCAGCCCAGCGTCATTACAGTTTACGACCTTCTCAGACTGATTTGATAACATCATGTTCCCTAAACGTTGTACTGTTCTCTGAAGTGGGACACCAGGAAGTTATATGGGACGAGGTAACGATGAGCGctgtctgtgctgtgattggtgcaGGTGCCGTGGAATCCTGAGGTTGATTTGTGTTGGcactctctgattggtggagcatCAGAGGAGTGTGAGCCTGTCTGGTGTGACTCAGAAGACCCGCTCTTCATCCTCTACACCAGCGGCTCTACTGGGAAACCCAAGGTAGATCCTCCAAACAACCCAGTCCTCCTACAACTGTGTGATATTTGCTCTCCATATacatctcaaatatatatttaaccctCTTTTTGTACCTCTCCACTAGGGAGTATTGCATACAGTGAGTGGCTACATGCTCTACACTGCGTCCACCTTCAAGCTGGtgtttgattatcattctgatgATGTGTACTGGTGCACTGCGGACATTGGTTGGATCACCGGTCACTCATACATCACATATGGGCCGTTGGCTAATGGCGCGACCAGTGTGTTGGTGAGGGGAACACCTGATAAACACTTTTTGTGTCCGATTTTGCATTACGCCATGTTAATAACACAATGAATCCTCTACATAAGCATTTACTGTTGTCCTCTGTTTCTAGTTTGAGGGTCTTCCCACATACCCGGATGTGAGCCGAATGTGGGAGATTGTAGATAAATATCACGTCTCTAAGTTCTACACAGCCCCCACCGCCATCCGGCTCCTGATGAAGTACGGCAGCGAGCCCGTTCAGAAGTACGTTTGTTGTCTATTGTGTCTGTCCTAGATTTAGTAAACTATAGAGAAGCTTTCCACAGTCATGGAGAGCCTGCCTAAATCAGACCGTTGTGATTTACGAACTTAGAAGtcatggaaatgtaaaaaaaaatcttaaaatataataggaaacGTGTAGTACTGTTATGTAATGTTATGCTtggtagatttatttatttattcaagaatttaatacttttattgagcaaggatgctTTACATTAATTAGATGGAGTCATTGTACAGGCCTatgttgttaaaatatatttatatatatatataagaaaaaatataaagaatataatatataaagaatCCTCAAAAAGCATCATagtccaaccccccccccccaaaaaaaaaagttatcctgagccatgaatttttttttttagaatgtacaattaattttcttttctcttttttttttttttttttttttttttttttgtgaaatcctTAAAGAATAGTCAAGAATAACTAGAAAAAGTGTGAGAATTTATTGGACAAAATGTGAAGACGGACTGGATGGCTGACAGTCTAATAAAGCTCTTTAAAACTTGCTTGTACAATGTTGTCTTGGTTTAaataatctgaaatattttttactgacactctgtgtgtgtgtgtgtgtgtgtgtgtgtgtgtgtgtgtgtgtgtgtgtgtgtgtgtgtgtgtgtgtgtgtgtgtgtgtgtgtgtgtgtgtgtgtgtgtgtgtgtgtatatagctTATAGAGTAGTATagtatttacagtataatgtttaggaataaatatttagtattatGAATGTGTATGGTTTTATTGCCCTCCCCATTGCCGGAGAACACTTGATAACACTTGATAGTACTCATCTCATCATGTGTTATGTAAGTGCTCTGTATTTCTGTCTTGCTTAAAAAGTCTGCAATCAGAGCTGTGTTTATAATACCGTTCCCTGAACATTAAGTGCAGTGTGCTTTTGCATACAACTGGTGCCGGTATGTGCAAACTTTCTAACCTCAACCAGCAGCACACAACCTTGATACAGCACCAACAGAAACTTCTACTCATTCTTCATTATTCCTGTTTTCCACATTTTACAATAATAGAGTGAAGTCTTCAAAACTATGCAATTAAAGTGCAAGTGCTGGAATGACTATTTTAGTCAGACTTGATTTTTTGCCATGCAACACAACTTTTTTTGTCTAATTGAACTAATTGAAGTTGTTTAAGCCTAAGTGCCTAGATCATTTTCTTGTACATTCAGGTGTGTCCTAGTTTTTTAACGGTACTCAGaatagtttgtgtgtttgttgtcaTCAGGTATAAGAGGACCTCCCTGAAGATTTTGGGGACCGTAGGGGAGCCCATAAACCCTGAAGCTTGGCTGTGGTACTACACCGTGGTGGGAGAGAAGAGATGTCCGGTGGTGGACACCTTCTGGCAGACTGAGACGGTATGAACTGGACTCTAACCACCCTTGTAACTTACACCCATGTTGCTTTCAATCTGTCTACAGTGTGGTCTTTTGTTTGTGTCTTCCTCAGGGTGGGCATGTGTTGACCCCTCTGCCGGCCGCTACTCCCATGAAGCCTGGCTCTGCTGTGAGTGAACCTGTGATATGagtgaattaataaatcaataaaaaaagtttggggtcggtaagatgtttttgtatttgaaagaagtctccttCGCTCACAAAGAGACTCGTTTAACTAAGAGAAGTTTtttttggtgctcaaaaaacttttcttattataAGTATTAAAAGCAGATGTACTGCTTGATATTTCTATGGAAtctaaaaaaatagcatttatgtgaaatatacattttgcaacattataaatgtcttcaatgCCACTTTTTAGTATTTGAGTGCATTCttgataaaaaactattttacttaTCCAAAACTTTCGAACAATAGTGTTTATATTTGTCATGTTGCTAAAAGATATAAGGCTGATGCAATGTTCATTACCACAGAATATGTAAAATAATTCtgttgttttctacaaaaccaaaacatatttgtttaagTGTAGTATGGTACAGTAGAATTGCTTTTATAAATTACTGTATGGTGGTTgatgtttttcctttttgtaGACATTTCCCTTTTTTGGGGTTGTACCTGCTATTCTGAACGAGTCAGGAGAGGAACTTGAAGGCCCAAGTGAGGGCTATCTGGtaaagtgttttaaatgtattaacccTAATTAATCCGCTACATTATATCCCTCCAAGCTTATACACGAGTGCTTCTCTTCCTCAGGTGTTTAAACAGCCTTGGCCAGGTGTGATGAGAACGGTGTATGGGAACCACGAAAGGTTCGAAAGCACCTACTTCAAGAAATTCCCTGGATACTACGTGACTGGAGATGGTAATTTGTGATGTGATTCATATTTAGTTTTACTATAAGTGGGCATCGTATAACTGTGAAGTGAGAGAAGGTTTTTGCTTTAGTTAAGGGTGTAATGTGTCTGTCCAGGATGTCGCAGAGATAAGGACGGGTACTACTGGATCACCGGAAGGATAGACGACATGCTGAATGTGTCTGGTGAGTTCAAGATGAGGACATTCGTTCATTTATCGTTCCTTTAATCCTGGATGTGGACTGGACCTACAGAGGCTAAAACTATGCGGATTAATGAGATTGAAAGAAATGCTAATGATGAAGCCCAGGCCACACGTTGTAATCATTTGTCTCTTGCTCGTTTTCTATCTCTACTGATATGACTCTAGAGATCTACAAAGCACCGAAGTGGTCTAATTACCAACAAAATGGCCTGTAATAGAGCAAAAGCTTTGATGTGTTGGTGCTGGATCTGTTTGTTCCAGGGCACTTGCTGAGCACTGCAGAGGTGGAGTCGGCTCTGGTGGAGCATGAAGCTGTGGCTGAGGCAGCGGTGGTGGGGCGGCCGCACCCTGTTAAAGGCGAGAGTCTCTACTGTTTTGTCACTCTCAATGATGGAATCAGCTACAACCAAAAACTGGAGGCGGAGCTTAAAAAGCAGGGTGTGTATAAAGCGTTCATTCAAGAATTacgattctgtcatcattcagtcACTCTTATGTAAAAGGAGGGTCACTTTTCATCCCACTGGCTTCCATTCATACGGATATGAATGCGGGACACAGGCAATGCAAGCTAATGTGGATTTTGTGTTCCAGAGTTCAATGTATTATATGCATGTataagtgtttttgtgttttcacacAGTGAGAGAGAAGATTGGTGCCATAGCTACACCTGACTACATTCAGAATGCACCCAGCCTTCCAAAAACCAGATCAGGTATTAGTATAGGACTGTTTATTGTTAGTATTTTACAAAAAGAAATTTAATACTCAAGATGAATACTTAAGTGTTCTTCTGTTTTATTAGGTAAGATCATGCGGCGTGTCTTGCGGAAGATAGCGTGTAACGAGCAGGATCTAGGTGACGTGTCCACATTAGCAGACAGCTCTGTGGTTGAACAACTGTTTGAGAACCGCTGCTGTTCTGCTGTGTGAGCACCAGAGGCATCCATCACACCGCCACCGTCTGACCCCGACACCAGCTTCAGATCTGGACAGAAGAGGATCATTCTGAGCTACGTATAATGGGGTTTAGGATAACGCTAgtgggc
The sequence above is drawn from the Carassius auratus strain Wakin unplaced genomic scaffold, ASM336829v1 scaf_tig00011994, whole genome shotgun sequence genome and encodes:
- the LOC113073333 gene encoding acetyl-coenzyme A synthetase, cytoplasmic-like isoform X2, translated to MIPDKAPGEDVLHASGDLKKQAHIPSFEKYKELYIRSVESPEEFWGDVAKDFFWKTKFTGKFLDYNFDVTKGDIFVKCMEGATTNICYNVLDRNVHERKLGDKVAFYWEGNEPGDEKTVTYRELLQQVCKFANVLKSQGVKKGDRVSIYMPMVVELVVAMLACARIGVVHSIVFAGFSAESLCERIMDSECCILITADGFYRGDKLISLKLIADEALQKCRDKSFTVEKCIMLKHLTKEDEASSGSLSPPAKRACPDLQVPWNPEVDLCWHSLIGGASEECEPVWCDSEDPLFILYTSGSTGKPKGVLHTVSGYMLYTASTFKLVFDYHSDDVYWCTADIGWITGHSYITYGPLANGATSVLFEGLPTYPDVSRMWEIVDKYHVSKFYTAPTAIRLLMKYGSEPVQKYKRTSLKILGTVGEPINPEAWLWYYTVVGEKRCPVVDTFWQTETGGHVLTPLPAATPMKPGSATFPFFGVVPAILNESGEELEGPSEGYLVFKQPWPGVMRTVYGNHERFESTYFKKFPGYYVTGDGCRRDKDGYYWITGRIDDMLNVSGHLLSTAEVESALVEHEAVAEAAVVGRPHPVKGESLYCFVTLNDGISYNQKLEAELKKQVREKIGAIATPDYIQNAPSLPKTRSGKIMRRVLRKIACNEQDLGDVSTLADSSVVEQLFENRCCSAV
- the LOC113073333 gene encoding acetyl-coenzyme A synthetase, cytoplasmic-like isoform X1, which translates into the protein MIPDKAPGEDVLHASGDLKKQAHIPSFEKYKELYIRSVESPEEFWGDVAKDFFWKTKFTGKFLDYNFDVTKGDIFVKCMEGATTNICYNVLDRNVHERKLGDKVAFYWEGNEPGDEKTVTYRELLQQVCKFANVLKSQGVKKGDRVSIYMPMVVELVVAMLACARIGVVHSIVFAGFSAESLCERIMDSECCILITADGFYRGDKLISLKLIADEALQKCRDKSFTVEKCIMLKHLTKEDEASSGSLSPPAKRACPDLQQEKQKERVRKVRPPPQVPWNPEVDLCWHSLIGGASEECEPVWCDSEDPLFILYTSGSTGKPKGVLHTVSGYMLYTASTFKLVFDYHSDDVYWCTADIGWITGHSYITYGPLANGATSVLFEGLPTYPDVSRMWEIVDKYHVSKFYTAPTAIRLLMKYGSEPVQKYKRTSLKILGTVGEPINPEAWLWYYTVVGEKRCPVVDTFWQTETGGHVLTPLPAATPMKPGSATFPFFGVVPAILNESGEELEGPSEGYLVFKQPWPGVMRTVYGNHERFESTYFKKFPGYYVTGDGCRRDKDGYYWITGRIDDMLNVSGHLLSTAEVESALVEHEAVAEAAVVGRPHPVKGESLYCFVTLNDGISYNQKLEAELKKQVREKIGAIATPDYIQNAPSLPKTRSGKIMRRVLRKIACNEQDLGDVSTLADSSVVEQLFENRCCSAV